Proteins found in one Paenibacillus borealis genomic segment:
- the rplB gene encoding 50S ribosomal protein L2 produces the protein MPIKKYKPTSPARRNMSVSTFEEITTNQPEKSLLSPLFKHAGRNNQGKITVRHHGGGHKRKYRIIDFKRTKDGIPGSVATIEYDPNRTSNIALIHYADGEKRYIIAPKGLKVGDKVESGPAADIKIGNSLPLINIPVGTIIHNIELKPGKGGQLVRAAGTEAQLLGKEEKYVSVRLNSGEVRRILSVCRATIGSVGNEDHELIKIGKAGRSRWLGRRPEVRGVVMNPNDHPHGGGEGRAPIGRKSPMSPWGKPTLGYKTRKKNKASDKYIVRRRTK, from the coding sequence GTGCCAATCAAAAAGTACAAACCGACCTCTCCGGCAAGACGCAACATGTCTGTGTCTACGTTTGAAGAAATCACAACAAACCAGCCAGAGAAATCGTTGCTTTCTCCGCTATTCAAGCATGCGGGACGCAACAACCAAGGTAAAATTACGGTTCGTCACCACGGCGGCGGACACAAACGTAAATACCGTATCATCGACTTCAAACGGACTAAAGACGGCATACCAGGTAGCGTTGCTACAATCGAGTATGACCCGAACCGTACTTCCAATATTGCTTTGATCCACTATGCTGATGGAGAGAAACGTTATATTATCGCTCCTAAAGGCCTTAAAGTTGGGGATAAAGTTGAGTCCGGCCCTGCTGCGGACATCAAAATTGGTAACAGCCTTCCGTTGATCAACATCCCGGTAGGTACAATTATCCACAACATCGAGTTGAAACCTGGTAAAGGCGGACAACTGGTCCGTGCTGCTGGTACTGAAGCTCAGTTGCTTGGTAAAGAAGAAAAATACGTTTCCGTTCGTTTGAACTCCGGTGAAGTTCGCAGAATCTTGAGCGTTTGCCGTGCAACTATCGGATCCGTTGGTAACGAAGATCATGAATTGATCAAGATTGGTAAAGCCGGACGCAGCCGCTGGCTGGGACGTCGTCCTGAAGTTCGCGGTGTTGTCATGAACCCTAACGATCACCCACACGGTGGTGGTGAAGGCCGTGCTCCAATCGGACGTAAATCGCCAATGTCACCTTGGGGCAAACCAACCCTAGGCTACAAAACGCGTAAGAAAAACAAAGCATCTGATAAATATATCGTTCGTCGCCGCACAAAATAA
- the rplW gene encoding 50S ribosomal protein L23, with the protein MKDPRDIIKRPVITERTSEYMSELKYAFEVDIRSNKTEIKKAVEAIFKVKVVSVNTMRVPGKLKRYGKYSGYTPEWKKAIVKLSPDSKPLEFFEAVE; encoded by the coding sequence ATGAAAGATCCGCGTGATATTATCAAGCGTCCGGTGATTACGGAACGCACATCCGAATACATGAGCGAATTGAAATACGCTTTTGAAGTGGATATCCGTTCTAACAAGACCGAAATCAAAAAAGCTGTTGAAGCTATTTTTAAAGTTAAAGTTGTTAGTGTGAACACAATGCGCGTACCTGGTAAACTGAAACGTTACGGCAAATATTCCGGTTACACTCCGGAGTGGAAAAAAGCCATCGTTAAGCTTAGCCCGGACAGCAAGCCGCTCGAATTCTTTGAAGCGGTAGAATAA
- the rplD gene encoding 50S ribosomal protein L4, with protein MPKVTLFNISGNEVGEVELSDSVFGIEPNVHVLHEAALMQRASLRRGTHKVKGRSEVRGGGRKPWKQKGTGRARQGSIRSPQWKGGGVVFGPTPRSYSWKLPKKVRRLAIKSALSSKVLENDIIVLDSLTMNAPKTKEFAAILNNLKVGTKALIVAPSYDDNVALSARNIPGVKFVAADGINVLDVLTYDKLIITKEAVLKVEEVFA; from the coding sequence ATGCCAAAAGTAACACTTTTTAATATTAGTGGTAACGAAGTTGGCGAAGTTGAACTGAGTGATTCAGTTTTCGGTATCGAACCGAACGTACATGTGCTGCATGAAGCTGCACTTATGCAAAGAGCTTCCCTTCGTCGTGGTACACACAAAGTAAAAGGACGTTCTGAAGTACGTGGCGGCGGACGTAAGCCTTGGAAACAAAAAGGTACAGGTCGTGCTCGTCAAGGCTCCATTCGTTCACCGCAATGGAAAGGCGGCGGCGTAGTCTTCGGACCAACACCACGCAGCTATTCCTGGAAACTGCCTAAGAAGGTTCGCCGGTTGGCCATCAAATCCGCGTTGTCCTCGAAAGTACTCGAGAATGACATCATCGTATTGGATAGCTTGACTATGAATGCTCCGAAGACGAAAGAATTTGCAGCGATTCTGAACAACCTGAAGGTTGGCACAAAAGCATTGATCGTAGCTCCTAGCTATGATGACAATGTAGCACTTTCCGCTCGTAACATCCCTGGGGTGAAATTCGTAGCGGCTGACGGCATTAATGTTCTTGACGTACTGACGTACGACAAACTGATCATCACTAAAGAAGCAGTTCTGAAGGTAGAGGAGGTGTTCGCGTAA
- the rplC gene encoding 50S ribosomal protein L3, producing the protein MKGILGKKLGMTQVFTPEGNVIAVSVIEAGPCVVLQKKDLNIDGYEAVQLGFSDKKESRSNKPEQGHAKKANATPKRYVREIRGVDLGSLEVGQELKADIFAEGEFVDVTGTSKGKGFQGNIKRWGQSRGPMAHGSRYHRRPGSMGSIQANRVPKGKRLPGHMGHTTVTVQKLEIIRVDVERNVLLVKGAIPGPKNSYVKVKQTVKK; encoded by the coding sequence TTGAAAGGTATCTTAGGAAAAAAACTCGGTATGACTCAAGTGTTTACTCCAGAAGGTAACGTAATTGCGGTTTCTGTTATCGAAGCTGGCCCTTGTGTGGTACTGCAAAAGAAAGACCTGAATATCGACGGATATGAAGCAGTGCAGTTGGGCTTTTCCGACAAAAAGGAAAGTCGCTCCAACAAGCCTGAACAAGGTCACGCCAAAAAGGCAAATGCAACACCTAAGCGCTACGTTCGCGAAATTCGCGGTGTTGACCTCGGGTCACTCGAGGTTGGACAAGAGCTTAAGGCTGACATCTTCGCAGAAGGCGAATTTGTTGACGTAACAGGTACTTCGAAGGGTAAAGGCTTCCAGGGTAACATCAAACGCTGGGGACAAAGCCGCGGACCAATGGCACACGGATCGCGTTACCACAGAAGACCAGGCTCCATGGGTTCCATTCAAGCTAACCGTGTTCCTAAGGGCAAACGCCTGCCAGGACATATGGGTCACACGACTGTAACGGTTCAAAAGCTTGAGATCATCCGAGTTGACGTAGAACGTAATGTATTGCTGGTTAAAGGCGCGATTCCGGGCCCTAAAAACAGCTATGTGAAAGTTAAACAAACCGTTAAGAAATAA
- the rpsJ gene encoding 30S ribosomal protein S10 encodes MAKQKIRIRLKAYDHRILDQSAEKIVETAKRSGAGVSGPIPLPTEKQIITILRAVHKYKDSREQFEQRTHKRLIDIVNPTPQTVDALMRLDLPSGVDIEIKL; translated from the coding sequence ATGGCAAAGCAAAAAATTCGTATTCGCTTGAAAGCATACGACCACAGAATTCTTGATCAATCCGCAGAGAAAATCGTTGAAACAGCAAAACGTTCGGGTGCTGGTGTATCCGGGCCGATCCCGCTGCCAACTGAGAAGCAAATCATTACTATTCTCCGTGCGGTACACAAGTACAAGGATTCCCGTGAACAGTTTGAACAACGGACTCACAAACGTTTGATCGATATTGTGAACCCAACACCACAAACTGTGGATGCCTTGATGCGCTTGGATCTACCGTCCGGTGTAGATATCGAAATCAAATTGTAA
- a CDS encoding protoglobin domain-containing protein produces MGKCPFSFMHGLASKNTNEESPAAQSTDSKSIAPTATETFHTLDGHDDLNEQMRMIDLTEEDLRLLRLMKPVVEQKIDFITDQFYNTVLGVNKLEAIILEHSSIERLKKTLREHIIEIFDGNVNEEYIAKRLKIANIHKRIGLEPKWYLSAFQNLQNVFISAIYNEAHQDAERIKLVQTVTKLLNLEQQLVLEEYEKENIREKEEQYLLVKNELKHKIAEFSGELIDLSIDTNAAVEQLVASSNEVNNTFQRTASSALESQGKARDGHGQLHNLTGQINLIYESTNEMERSVNELSSSSQKIRKIVAAVQDIADQTKILSLNATIEAARAGEHGRGFSVVAQEVSRLAEDTKNTVVRIGELTLQSSSLTSQVVMEIRKVQELTESGKNQSIETSRLFSDIVDSMQTSTQRIVTVEEEIKVLIQTIEGIGSATAQTAASAGQFKAATDNL; encoded by the coding sequence ATGGGGAAATGTCCTTTTTCATTTATGCATGGTTTGGCGTCAAAAAACACCAATGAGGAATCTCCCGCCGCTCAATCTACGGACAGCAAGAGCATTGCACCCACTGCCACAGAGACGTTTCATACCCTTGACGGGCATGATGATTTGAACGAGCAAATGAGAATGATTGATTTAACCGAGGAAGATTTAAGACTCCTGCGTTTGATGAAGCCTGTTGTTGAGCAGAAAATTGACTTCATCACCGATCAATTCTACAACACGGTTCTTGGAGTTAATAAACTGGAAGCGATTATTCTGGAACACAGCAGTATTGAACGGCTCAAAAAGACGTTACGTGAGCATATCATCGAGATCTTCGATGGAAATGTTAACGAGGAGTACATAGCCAAACGGCTAAAAATTGCAAATATTCACAAGAGAATTGGTCTGGAGCCCAAATGGTATCTATCCGCTTTTCAAAATCTGCAGAATGTGTTTATTAGCGCAATCTATAATGAAGCACATCAAGATGCCGAGAGAATTAAATTGGTCCAAACCGTAACCAAACTGCTTAACCTGGAACAGCAGCTGGTCCTCGAGGAGTATGAGAAGGAGAATATTAGGGAAAAGGAAGAACAGTATTTGCTGGTTAAGAATGAATTGAAACATAAGATTGCTGAATTCAGCGGAGAGCTGATCGATCTTAGCATAGATACTAACGCTGCTGTGGAGCAGCTGGTGGCGAGCAGCAATGAAGTGAATAATACATTCCAGCGTACAGCTTCCTCCGCTCTGGAGTCACAGGGGAAGGCCAGGGATGGACATGGACAGCTGCACAACCTTACCGGTCAGATTAATCTAATATATGAGAGCACTAATGAGATGGAGCGGTCTGTAAATGAACTGAGCAGTTCATCTCAGAAGATCCGTAAAATTGTCGCGGCTGTCCAGGATATTGCGGATCAGACTAAGATCCTGTCACTGAATGCAACCATTGAGGCTGCACGGGCGGGAGAACATGGGAGGGGCTTCAGTGTTGTAGCGCAGGAGGTAAGCAGACTTGCTGAAGATACCAAGAACACTGTTGTCCGGATCGGAGAACTGACTCTGCAGTCCAGCTCCCTTACATCGCAGGTTGTTATGGAGATCCGCAAAGTTCAGGAGCTGACGGAGAGTGGCAAGAACCAGTCCATTGAGACCAGCCGTCTCTTCAGTGACATTGTAGATTCCATGCAGACGAGTACCCAAAGAATCGTTACGGTGGAAGAAGAGATCAAGGTGCTCATTCAGACCATTGAAGGCATTGGTTCAGCAACTGCGCAGACTGCAGCTTCGGCAGGGCAATTCAAAGCAGCGACAGATAATTTATAA
- a CDS encoding Crp/Fnr family transcriptional regulator — translation MSCNTCNSHTCVRQVPVFRSLSDEELVIIESITETHNYKRGSQVCREGEPSEALYVVKSGLIKLTQNSKDGKQHIVRFLFPGDYFGQFALLHNKNNDVTAEVIESGEVCRMYRRDFIPLLEQNAALAFSFLMSVSEQLHQAEEAAGALHMFEVEKRLARLLVYLYTRNLEEPAVTVQAVKQSVDLPSAQKEVAAMIGTTAETLSRKLNKLEALKIIAMHKRTVRILELEALIQIAEIRE, via the coding sequence ATGAGCTGTAATACCTGCAATTCGCATACATGCGTACGTCAGGTTCCCGTGTTTCGGAGCTTGTCTGATGAAGAATTAGTGATCATTGAATCGATTACAGAGACACATAATTATAAAAGAGGAAGCCAAGTGTGCAGAGAAGGAGAGCCATCTGAAGCACTGTATGTAGTAAAAAGCGGGCTCATCAAATTGACGCAGAACAGTAAGGATGGAAAGCAGCATATTGTCCGTTTTCTTTTCCCGGGCGATTATTTCGGCCAGTTTGCTCTGCTCCACAATAAGAATAATGATGTAACGGCAGAGGTGATTGAGAGCGGGGAAGTCTGCCGGATGTACCGCAGAGACTTTATTCCGCTACTGGAACAGAATGCAGCTCTTGCCTTTAGCTTCCTTATGTCTGTAAGTGAGCAGCTGCATCAGGCGGAGGAGGCTGCAGGGGCCCTGCACATGTTTGAAGTAGAAAAGCGGTTGGCCAGATTATTAGTATACCTGTATACCAGGAATCTTGAAGAGCCGGCAGTAACTGTACAAGCGGTGAAACAATCCGTAGATTTGCCTTCAGCACAAAAAGAGGTGGCAGCCATGATTGGAACTACAGCAGAAACTCTCAGCCGCAAATTGAATAAGTTAGAAGCTTTGAAGATAATCGCCATGCACAAAAGGACGGTGAGGATTCTTGAGCTGGAAGCTCTTATCCAGATAGCCGAGATCAGGGAATGA
- a CDS encoding V4R domain-containing protein, with translation MLHYSFEDMRQIDRSTLGNTVPLELFRTIRLIGLNQGLPLGGKGTTLTIGRKIGESLPVSSIEDLLHIFEELKIGIPRIVHSDERRINIAVEDCFCKGLPSLEEEKMVCDLEGAILEGAIGRILGRKVSVKEIKCNVTGHDHCEYEVKL, from the coding sequence TTGCTGCACTATTCATTTGAAGATATGCGCCAGATCGATAGGAGCACCCTTGGTAATACGGTACCTCTTGAGTTGTTCCGTACTATTCGTCTGATTGGACTTAACCAGGGACTTCCCTTGGGAGGAAAGGGGACTACGCTTACCATTGGCAGAAAAATTGGCGAAAGCCTGCCTGTCAGCTCCATTGAAGATCTTCTGCATATCTTTGAGGAGCTCAAAATCGGTATTCCGCGGATTGTTCATTCTGATGAACGCAGGATCAATATTGCAGTGGAGGATTGCTTTTGCAAAGGGCTGCCCTCCCTGGAAGAAGAAAAAATGGTATGTGATTTAGAAGGAGCGATTCTTGAAGGAGCAATCGGCAGGATTCTTGGCCGTAAGGTCTCTGTTAAAGAGATTAAATGTAATGTAACTGGTCATGATCATTGCGAGTACGAAGTAAAGCTTTAA
- a CDS encoding cupin domain-containing protein, whose product MEKKSLAAVVQYQEERFTKKILFQQGESVVFVLNFMPGQKLPVHKHPGADVYILALKGNGTIHVNEAEQPLIEGETIYIAGDESFAYTNDSSSPSSLHVVLSKLPSPAYAKEI is encoded by the coding sequence ATGGAAAAGAAAAGTTTGGCTGCCGTGGTGCAATATCAGGAGGAACGTTTTACAAAGAAGATCCTCTTCCAGCAAGGTGAAAGTGTTGTATTCGTGCTTAATTTCATGCCGGGTCAAAAGCTGCCTGTTCATAAGCATCCTGGAGCGGATGTATATATCCTTGCTTTAAAAGGAAATGGAACCATTCATGTAAATGAAGCGGAGCAGCCCCTTATTGAAGGAGAGACTATATATATCGCCGGCGATGAATCTTTTGCCTACACTAATGACAGCTCTTCCCCTTCCAGCCTTCATGTCGTTCTGTCCAAGCTGCCAAGTCCGGCATATGCTAAAGAAATCTAG
- the tuf gene encoding elongation factor Tu — MAKAKFERNKPHVNIGTIGHVDHGKTTLTAAITTVLSKKYGGAAVAFDQIDKAPEERERGITISTAHVEYETPNRHYAHVDCPGHADYVKNMITGAAQMDGAILVVSAADGPMPQTREHILLSRQVGVPYIVVFLNKCDMVEDEELLELVEMEVRDLLSEYDFPGDDTPIIRGSAREALQNPEGEYAQKIVEMFETIDTYIPLPERQTDKPFLMPVEDVFSITGRGTVATGRVERGTVKVGEEIEIVGIHEEKKKSVVTGVEMFRKLLDSAQAGDNIGALLRGVDRNMIERGQVLAKPNSVNPHTEFTAQIYVLTKEEGGRHKPFFTGYRPQFYFRTTDVTGIINLPEGTEMVMPGDNITVTVSLISPIAIEEGTKFSIREGGRTVGAGSVASIQK; from the coding sequence ATGGCAAAGGCAAAGTTTGAACGTAACAAACCGCACGTTAACATTGGTACTATTGGTCACGTCGACCATGGTAAAACAACTCTGACTGCTGCAATCACTACTGTATTGTCCAAAAAATACGGTGGCGCAGCTGTAGCATTCGACCAAATCGATAAGGCTCCTGAAGAACGCGAACGTGGTATCACTATCTCCACTGCTCACGTTGAATACGAAACTCCTAACCGTCACTACGCTCACGTAGACTGCCCTGGACACGCCGACTATGTTAAAAACATGATCACTGGCGCAGCGCAAATGGACGGAGCTATCCTGGTTGTATCCGCAGCTGATGGCCCTATGCCACAGACTCGTGAACACATCCTGCTGTCCCGTCAAGTAGGTGTTCCTTACATCGTTGTATTCTTGAACAAATGCGACATGGTGGAAGACGAAGAGTTGCTTGAATTGGTTGAAATGGAAGTTCGCGACCTGCTGAGCGAATACGACTTCCCTGGCGATGATACTCCAATCATCCGTGGATCTGCTCGTGAAGCTCTTCAGAACCCTGAAGGCGAATATGCACAGAAGATCGTTGAAATGTTCGAAACGATCGACACGTACATCCCGCTTCCAGAACGTCAAACTGACAAACCATTCTTGATGCCTGTCGAAGATGTATTCTCCATCACTGGCCGCGGTACTGTGGCAACTGGTCGCGTAGAACGCGGAACAGTTAAAGTCGGAGAAGAAATCGAAATCGTTGGTATTCACGAAGAAAAGAAAAAATCCGTTGTTACAGGCGTTGAAATGTTCCGTAAATTGCTCGATTCCGCACAAGCGGGCGACAACATCGGCGCATTGCTGCGTGGTGTAGACCGTAACATGATCGAGCGCGGCCAAGTATTGGCTAAGCCGAACTCCGTTAACCCACACACAGAGTTCACTGCTCAGATCTACGTTCTGACTAAAGAAGAAGGCGGACGTCACAAACCATTCTTCACTGGTTACCGTCCACAGTTCTACTTCCGTACAACTGACGTAACTGGCATCATCAACCTGCCAGAAGGTACTGAAATGGTTATGCCTGGTGACAACATCACTGTAACTGTTTCCCTGATCTCCCCAATCGCTATTGAAGAAGGTACTAAATTCTCCATTCGCGAAGGCGGACGTACAGTTGGTGCCGGTTCCGTAGCTTCCATCCAGAAATAA
- the fusA gene encoding elongation factor G — MSREFSLKNTRNIGIMAHIDAGKTTTTERILFYTGRTHKIGEVHEGAATMDWMEQEQERGITITSAATTAAWKGHRINIIDTPGHVDFTVEVERSLRVLDGAVGVFSAKEGVEPQSETVWRQADRYGVPRIAYVNKMDIIGADFLNVIESMRDRLQANAIAIQLPIGAENDFTGIIDLVEQKAHMFKDDLGQNIEVTDIPAEFLEQVEGLRLELIEKVAELDEDLTMKYLEGEEITVDEIKAALRKGVCEVKIFPVIVGSSYRNKGVQLMMDAVVDYLPSPLDVPAIQGHLDDGTEAVRHSSDEEPFAALAFKIMTDPYVGKLTFFRVYSGVLESGSYVVNATKNKRERIGRILQMHANSRQEISIVYSGDIAAAVGLKDTSTGDTLCDEKHPVILESMNFPDPVIEIAVEPKTKADQDKLGVALGKLTEEDPTLRAHTDEETGQTILAGMGELHLDIIIDRMRREFKVETNVGKPQVAYRETFKAPARVEGKFVRQSGGRGQYGHVWVEFEPLEPGTGSKFESKVVGGSVPREYIAPALAGIEEQMKNGVIAGFPLVDVKATIVDGSYHDVDSNEMAFKIAGSMALKAAKDKCKPVLLEPIMKVEVTVPEEYMGDVMGMLNSRRGRIEGMDSRGGAQIIRAKVPLSEMFGYSTTLRSGTQGRGVFSMELSHYEEVPKSIAEEIVAKNKGGE, encoded by the coding sequence ATGTCAAGAGAGTTCTCCTTAAAAAATACACGTAATATCGGGATCATGGCACATATTGATGCTGGTAAAACTACCACTACTGAGCGGATTCTTTTCTACACAGGCCGTACGCACAAAATCGGTGAAGTTCACGAAGGCGCTGCTACAATGGACTGGATGGAACAAGAACAGGAGCGCGGAATTACGATTACTTCCGCTGCTACGACTGCTGCATGGAAGGGCCACCGCATCAATATCATTGATACCCCTGGGCACGTTGACTTCACTGTTGAAGTTGAACGTTCCCTTCGTGTATTGGATGGGGCAGTTGGTGTATTTAGTGCGAAAGAGGGCGTTGAGCCTCAGTCCGAAACCGTATGGAGACAGGCTGACCGTTACGGCGTTCCCCGTATCGCATATGTGAACAAAATGGATATCATCGGTGCAGACTTCCTGAACGTTATCGAGAGCATGCGTGACCGCCTGCAAGCCAATGCAATTGCTATCCAGTTGCCAATTGGTGCCGAAAACGACTTCACAGGTATCATTGACCTTGTTGAGCAAAAAGCTCACATGTTCAAAGATGACCTGGGACAGAACATCGAAGTTACTGATATTCCTGCTGAATTCTTGGAACAAGTTGAGGGACTGCGTCTCGAGTTGATCGAGAAGGTTGCAGAACTTGACGAAGATCTGACTATGAAGTATCTGGAAGGCGAAGAAATTACCGTGGATGAGATTAAGGCAGCATTGCGCAAAGGCGTATGTGAAGTTAAGATCTTCCCTGTAATTGTCGGATCCTCCTACCGTAACAAAGGTGTTCAGCTCATGATGGACGCTGTTGTTGATTACTTGCCATCCCCACTGGATGTACCGGCTATTCAAGGTCATCTGGATGACGGTACAGAAGCGGTTCGTCACTCTTCGGATGAAGAACCATTCGCAGCACTGGCATTTAAAATCATGACAGACCCTTATGTGGGTAAACTTACGTTCTTCCGCGTATACTCCGGTGTACTGGAATCCGGTTCTTATGTAGTTAACGCTACCAAGAACAAACGTGAGCGTATCGGCCGTATCCTGCAAATGCATGCGAACAGCCGCCAAGAAATCTCCATCGTGTATTCCGGTGATATCGCGGCAGCAGTTGGTCTGAAGGACACAAGTACTGGCGATACCCTGTGCGACGAGAAACATCCGGTTATCCTGGAGTCCATGAACTTCCCTGATCCGGTTATCGAAATCGCAGTTGAACCAAAAACCAAAGCTGACCAAGATAAACTCGGCGTGGCTCTCGGAAAGTTGACTGAAGAGGATCCTACTCTTCGTGCTCACACTGATGAAGAAACAGGCCAAACTATCCTGGCAGGTATGGGTGAGCTTCATCTGGATATTATCATCGACCGTATGCGCCGCGAATTCAAGGTAGAAACCAACGTGGGTAAACCACAGGTTGCTTACCGTGAAACATTCAAAGCACCAGCACGCGTTGAAGGTAAATTCGTTCGCCAATCCGGCGGTCGCGGTCAGTATGGTCACGTATGGGTTGAATTCGAACCTCTCGAGCCGGGTACTGGCAGCAAGTTCGAAAGTAAAGTTGTCGGTGGTTCTGTACCAAGAGAATACATCGCTCCTGCACTTGCCGGTATTGAAGAGCAAATGAAAAACGGCGTTATTGCAGGCTTCCCGCTTGTTGACGTTAAGGCTACCATTGTAGATGGTTCCTATCATGATGTTGACTCCAACGAAATGGCGTTCAAAATCGCCGGCTCGATGGCACTCAAAGCAGCTAAAGACAAGTGTAAACCTGTCCTGCTTGAGCCAATCATGAAAGTGGAAGTAACTGTTCCTGAGGAATACATGGGCGATGTTATGGGTATGTTGAACTCCAGACGCGGACGGATCGAAGGTATGGATTCCCGTGGCGGTGCGCAAATCATCCGTGCAAAGGTGCCTCTTTCCGAAATGTTCGGATACTCCACAACACTTCGTTCCGGTACTCAAGGACGCGGCGTATTCTCAATGGAACTTTCTCACTATGAAGAAGTGCCTAAATCCATTGCTGAAGAAATCGTAGCCAAGAACAAAGGCGGAGAATAA
- the rpsG gene encoding 30S ribosomal protein S7 yields the protein MPRKGPVTKRDVLPDPLYNSKLVTRLINRIMLGGKRGVAQSILYNSFKLIQERTGKEPMEVFEAAIKNIMPVLEVKARRVGGANYQVPIEVKPERRTALGLRWLVNYSRNRGEKTMEERLAAEIIDASNNTGASVKKREDTHKMAEANKAFAHYRW from the coding sequence ATGCCACGCAAAGGTCCAGTTACTAAGAGAGATGTATTGCCAGATCCATTGTATAATAGCAAGTTGGTTACTCGTTTGATCAACCGTATTATGCTGGGTGGTAAAAGAGGTGTCGCTCAAAGCATTTTGTACAATTCGTTCAAGTTGATTCAAGAACGTACAGGTAAGGAACCGATGGAAGTTTTCGAAGCTGCCATCAAGAACATCATGCCTGTATTGGAAGTTAAAGCTCGTCGTGTCGGCGGTGCTAACTACCAAGTACCTATCGAGGTTAAACCTGAAAGACGTACTGCTTTGGGATTACGTTGGCTTGTAAACTACTCACGCAACCGCGGTGAGAAGACTATGGAAGAGCGTTTGGCGGCTGAGATTATCGATGCTTCCAACAACACAGGCGCTTCCGTTAAGAAACGTGAAGACACGCACAAAATGGCTGAAGCGAACAAAGCGTTTGCTCACTACCGCTGGTAG
- the rpsL gene encoding 30S ribosomal protein S12 — MPTINQLVRKGRQAKIEKSKSPALQKGFNALKREATNLSAPQKRGVCTRVGTMTPRKPNSALRKYARVRLTNRLEVTAYIPGIGHNLQEHSVVLLRGGKVKDLAGVRYHIVRGALDTAGVANRMQARSKYGAKRPKAKK; from the coding sequence ATGCCAACTATTAATCAATTGGTTCGTAAAGGCCGTCAAGCCAAAATCGAAAAATCCAAATCTCCCGCTCTTCAAAAAGGGTTTAACGCCCTCAAGCGTGAGGCTACAAATTTGAGCGCCCCGCAGAAACGCGGTGTGTGCACTCGTGTAGGCACAATGACTCCACGTAAACCAAACTCAGCACTTCGTAAGTATGCCCGTGTTCGTTTGACGAACCGTCTTGAGGTGACTGCTTACATTCCGGGTATCGGACACAACCTTCAAGAGCACAGTGTAGTATTGCTGCGCGGAGGTAAAGTTAAGGACCTTGCAGGAGTTCGTTACCACATCGTTCGTGGTGCACTTGATACTGCAGGTGTTGCTAACCGGATGCAAGCTCGCTCCAAATATGGTGCGAAACGTCCTAAGGCTAAGAAATAA
- a CDS encoding ribosomal L7Ae/L30e/S12e/Gadd45 family protein: protein MTDDRGLQDAQVKIGSKQTVKAVELGQAAEVYVAEDGDQRLTSRIVMLCGKQGVKVTYVDTMLNLGKACGIEVGAAMAAVLKQ, encoded by the coding sequence ATGACTGATGATAGAGGGTTACAGGATGCTCAGGTCAAGATCGGTTCCAAACAAACCGTCAAGGCGGTGGAGTTGGGCCAAGCCGCAGAAGTCTATGTGGCGGAGGACGGAGATCAACGGCTTACTTCCAGAATTGTTATGCTTTGCGGCAAACAAGGTGTGAAGGTCACATATGTGGACACCATGCTGAATTTGGGCAAGGCCTGCGGTATAGAAGTTGGTGCTGCTATGGCAGCCGTCTTAAAACAATAG